Genomic window (Zingiber officinale cultivar Zhangliang chromosome 2B, Zo_v1.1, whole genome shotgun sequence):
AAAACTGATCACTTCTCGAATATCTTTGTCAGAGAAAGAATGTGCCATTTCTAGTGTGTAAAGTTTCTAGAGGAACAATCAATGCCCCTACTAATATGAATCAGTTTTGAAAGAGAGACAGACACTTTGAAACTTTGGATCATGTTTGTAGAGGAATGAAACGAAGAAGTTAAGCACATCACTATCTTGACATAAAGATTATAGAACTGTACCTTTCTTCGCTATAAAGATCCCTGTTGATCCTTATCTTGTTAGATGCATCCTTGGGAATCTTCTCAGACAGATATTTCATAGATCCCCAAAGGGGTGGATTCCTGTGAAGTGAACATATAATTCAAGATACTAGGACTGTTCGATATCTTTCTCTCAGATGGTATTACAATGTGCAAACATCCATGTATCGATCAGTAAACCTTGATGTGGGAGGCATAACATGGAAGTCTTCACAGGACTTCTTGCTTTCAGTCAGAACTTCTTCTGCCGTTTGCAAAGCAGCTGCAGCCATTCCATGTGATTTCTCTGTGTTGCCTTCATCGAGTATCAGTCCATGGTAGTAGTATGCAGCAGCCTGTTAGAAAGCTTAAGTTATCTATTTCGATAATTTGTTTTTATGCAATCAGATGACTTAGAGTTGTGGAACTAGTTTGGCATGGCATCACTAAATAGACAAATCCTTGCAAGCTGTAGATGATAATTTGACTACCATAACAAGATAAATGGAGAACAAACGATTAGCAAACCTTTGCTTCAGCATATTTCCACTTAACAAACAGTTGGTGCTTTTTACCCCAACCGTTGTCGAAACAAAGCATCCCTATGTTGCCATGGGCCTGTAAATAATAGAATGTGTAAAGAACATCATGCACAAGTTGAATTTGAAATATATAGATATGTATCGGCATCGAGCATTCTCATCTATACAATGTTTCTATGTTTCTTCACAACCTAACATTTCAACCTCATATTCTTAGTATTATTGATATTTTCATCAATATctcttttttattaaataatatatgTAACATATCATTAATCAATCTGACAAGAAAACATTACATAACAATACCTGGTGCCAATAGCTCATCATTTCACATGCTAATCGCCGTTTCACAGCAAGTGTTGCCTTGGTACTGTCTATTGCCATTCCAAGTTGAATATCAACACACTGTTATCGAAATTAAAAAACACATATGACTATAGTATCAAATAAGTTTCTGATGATTCAATTAGCATGTATCAGCACATGAAGACTAAGCAACAATCAGTCTGTCATGTTCATTGTTGCCACCGATGACTCTGTATTCTAATTGTCAAACAGTCATCAGCATTGTTAAGTTCATATTTCCAATGACATATATATCAAATATTAAGTGAGGTTGATTGTCAGTTTTATTAGAGATGCAGTGAATTCCCAGaagaaaatttttattagagATGCAGTGAATTCCCAGAAGACAAGTCCTGATTCGTCAACTGTAAAGAGCAGCTTTCAAACATtcacaaaattagttagtttgtCATATTATTCTGCTCTTAACAATTTGAGCTACCTAATGAAGGTTCTTCCAATATCTAATTCATATTCCAACATTTTGCCGTAATCAATCAAAAATTTAACTGCAATGCCGTTTAATTGATTAGCCTAACAAACTTATGAAGCAGTATTTCTGTCAGTGAATTGTTTCTCTCTGCTCTtagttttttttcataaaataaaatacaatgtAATAAGCACATGCTATGTACTATATGCTCTACTGTTACCAAGCTATTACTTTGTACACAATGCTTCCTATAAGAGTATATAAAACTGTGTTAATTAGATCTTAAGCTATCACTGAAAAATAATGTGATACCTGACCCAAAGCCTGTAAACATAGAGCTCGAAGAACTCGTTCTTCTAGATCTACTGGAAGTTCCTTCCTGCATTATAGTGGGAACGATAAAGAAATGCTAAGACAAGCTGCACATCACTGAAAAGATTTTATGTTGATGCCATGAAGACAGCTGACAAAATAAATAGATATGTAGATGTTATCTGTTAACAAAGTTGGTGATTGAGAAGAACCTCAAGATTAATAAACCTGTATTCAGGAGGTATTCGAGGAAGAGCATGTCTAATAGCACTGTCCAAATACCCTGCTGCTTTCAACAAAATATCTATTGAGGTCTTTCTGCGCTCTGTAAGAAGTGTCAATAAGATGAGTTTGCATCAAGATAACAaacaaaaaaatgattaaccaggctgGGTAACGTCGAACCTGGGGTGACCGGTCcgaccccacggaagtttcccaccgagGATAACAAACAAGAACATAGATAAGACGGTCTCAAGGTTCAATTTTGTTAACAATATAAAAGCATAAATAGGGCTAACTTTTTAGCAGCTAAAGTTTCTGAGACAATTGATCACTCAATAAAaacatgtttttttaaaaaaaaaatgccaaAATGATGGTCTATGGGAAAGAAATCTATATGGCATGATATGAACAACTACTAATAAATTTCATCTCTAGAATATAGCTTCTCAATACAAGAGTTGACACATCATCAACAGGATCATATTTACCTTAGTTTTTAATATAAATTGAACAAGGTATGATATTACTTTTCCAAATTTGAAGGGCATTTAATTGTTTTTGGATCTATTTGAAATTGCAAATGAACTTGTAGAATGCAACTTATGTTCAGTTGCAATTCGGGCTTGAAACAACATTGTAAATAGGCTGAACCAAGCAAACAATCCATTGTAGAAAAATTTAACAGGTTCAACAGAgagattaattaaactttttttacaaaaatcttgttctccttctcttcttccacATGCAAGCCTTATCTTCATCAGATCCACGTATTCAGAATCTTTGTGAACTCTTCCACAATTTCAAGCCACTGAATTTGGAAAGTCAATGTCCATATCTTCTCCAGATTTAGGAAGCTCACTAAATTTATAAACCTCCACTGCTCTTAACCAAGACCAGAAAGAAATCTATTCTTTCTCTGTGATTTGAAAATTGTGAGGAGAATGCTATAGTACAATCCCAAAGAAAATTATTCAAAATACTCCTTCAACTAAAAATTATTGTCCTTTATTATTATGTCATTTAATTAGAATaagtaaattattttattttattaagagTAAGAGATAGTTGTTAGAATTAATCTTTTTAATCATTGACAAAGCACATCAGGGATGCCTATAAATAAACATGTAGCCCTTTGGCAAAGAATAAAGCAACAAATTAATGAGTTAATTCTTGAATGCCTAAATTAAGAGCCTTTTGGCTATTGGAGGTAGATCCCTTGAAGTGATAATCCATTTCTCCCTTTTCTCTGGGTTTCAGAGAGATAGGATGCCGATTCCTATCAACTTGGTATTAAAGCCAAGTTGTTCACTGCTACCAATTATCCTTACATTATAACCCTTACACAACCATCACTACTACCATCCTGACGCAATCATTATTATCATTCTATAATGCTAGTTATATCCATTGCTAGCACCAAAAGCATCAGGTTAAGCCTTAATCTCTCCACACGGTTacaattttgtttgaaaaaataattaaaaaataatttattacttatATAAATAAGTGTGATAAGTATCCTATGATCAAGAATAGCTTCTAAGTGAAGTCATATAATCAAAGATGAATTTTTTACCTACACTAAAAGTATTGAAGTTATATCACAATGCGTCAACTGCACGCCATGAATCATGATTTGTATTCAAAATATTTTCCTATGATATCAAAGTATATAGCCATGATAAAATACAATCTAGATAAGAATGTAAATCATCTAAATCACTCAAGCGaaatgtatccctagaatgttccAATTATGTTGGGAATATGTCAATTATCTTCATATGCACCCAAAATGTATCTAAATTAAATCTCAGCACATTTTCATTTATGTTTAGCTCTAGATTAAAATaggaagtaaaaaataaaaatatcaggtCAAGTTGTTATGTGCACCATTACTTTTGTTATTTCAAACATTAAATTGCTATGAGAGTTGGAGATTTGCCTGACTCAGGAATTTCAGTCTatttactatttatttatttcccTACTTTTTCTTTTATGTTAAAATACTTGTACTTTATTTTTATGCATTAAAGCTTATGACTAATTGAtcacatttttattatttttcatttatatgTTCATGTTTCCTTATCATTCTTGTATATATGTATTGCTTGTGTTCTATTACTACCACGAGTAGAAGTGTTATGAGCACTGTTTAGCATCTCGGTAGCACAACCTGTATGCATTTAACAGATAGTTAAACTTTCTTAGTAGTAGCCTTACATACCGCATTGAGGTTTTATTCAGCTGCAAGTCGACAAAGAGAATGAGCTTAAGCTCAAAGAAAGGTCAATACCCACCTTCAGGTATCTTGAGTTGGTAGCCCTCATGTGACATCTTAGGAAGAAGTAACAAATTGGCTTGAAACAACGACAACATAGCCATCAAGTGTAGCACAGACAACACCTCATACCAAGCATTTGTAATGGCAGTTTCCTTCCTTGCATTCAAGAGACTCAACTTGTGTAAAGGCAAAAAATCATGCGAGTTTGTTATTTTCATGAGAATAGGAAGACAAATGATTCCGATACTAACCTCTGCTTCATCCTCAAGGTTAATCCATATAAACTTTACCTTATCTGTCAATTGGCTACCTATCGAATAAAATCCAAGAAACTAAATGATTGTATAAACTTAAATGATGCAAACCACAACAACAATGGTAATCTGTTTGTGAGGTGATCTTTAAATTACCATCATTCACTAGGCCTAAAAGAATAGGCAAGTAATCTTCAACCGCACGCAGAAGTTCGCTTAAAGCAGAACCTATATAGCACAgataaaattcaaattcattaaaaattatgaGGCTTCTGTAAAAGAGTCAAACCATGTCTTGTAGTGGTTCTTCTTCGCATTGGCTTTGCGAATTGCTTAGCCTCGACAGAAGCCATAGAGACAATTCTAGTTCTTAGGGCTGAGAAGCGATCCAGAAGACTTTTCGACAAAAAGTCACCTAATTGCTGAGTTAAATCCACAGTTTTGGGGATACGGAATCCAGGTACAAAAACAGCTACCTCCCCAATACTCCCGGCTCTTAATGGACTAGCATCTCTAGGACTAGATAGAACACAACCCATATTGGAAACCCTAATTCTATAAAAAAAACAAGGGAAGAGATGTTTCAGAATATAAACAAGAGGAAGacaaattcaactaaagcatgcACCTTCAAGAATTAACTAATTCACAGTAGGAAACATATACATATTACAGAAATGCCAGCGATGAAGAAAGCATGTAGGTGGAGAACCTCCTATCGTTAGCTAAGAAAAGCTGGTGCCAATTGGAGACAACCAACTGAATGGTGATTCATGAGGTTTGTTCACATGTAGTTTCTCCTGAAAGTGGTCCAAGTTCACGGGCACTGTTCTCTTTCCACCCAATTACACAAAAAGATAAACCCGCAGCATAAATGCTTCTCAAAACAGAACCCAAGAACAGTTAAATAAAGACGGAGTAAAGGAAAAGTAATCAGAGATATAAGTGGATTTGCAACTTGCTCAAGAGCAGTATAGCATATCATTCTAGAGCACAGAGATATGCGAGCAAAACTAAAAAGAAACTTTTGACTGAAAAGCTTAATTGCTCATGGAGAATGGCTTCAGAATCATCTACATGGATAGGACTGAAGAACTGATAAAACCAATTTGAATATAAAAAACAAAAgcagaaaaacaaaaacaaaaagagaAGCAAGTTCTGAGAAGGAAAATATGGAAACTCCATAGAAAAAGAGGAGTAGAACCTCAAAGAATTCCAGAAAGATGGACACAGAGCACATGGCATCCAAGTGGGCTATAAAAGAAAAGGCAATTTTTGTCCCGGAAGCATGAGTTATTGTTGACGGTGACAAAGGGAAACCTTCCACTGTGTTTAGTTTCTTGTCAGCTACTGATTCATCTATGGCAAGGTCTTACCACTGGAAGCACGGCATGACATAAGCAATTTCTGTTTTCTTTTTCGAGTCACAATCGTTGTCCTTGTTAACATGTGTTGTGTGGTTACGCCGGTGCCAAGATGATGAAAAGGATTAGGCAGACAGCTGTTTCTCTGCAGATGTAATTGAACAATATAAAATACCATTTGTATAGAACAGCCTGTATAGCTGACTTGAACTGCATGTAAAAGGAGCAAGTGAAGACACAATCCACTAAAAAATTTGAAGATACGGTGGAGATAAGTACGTTCTTGTTGAATAAATCCCTCTTGAACCTTACAGCATTAACTTTCCTTGTATTATATTATTGTCCTAGTCAATTACAAGGATTATCACAGTGATGTCATACTACTGCAAATTTGGAGGAAGCCTCCCATGAGGAACACTGATGATACCAGGaagaataaaagaggaaaagataaCTACCTGGGCTCAAAGTTGTTGTAGAATATTTCTATTTATAAATTCTTGcatgaaaagaataaaattttcaaatgaaACAGAAATGCAGGGAATGTAGTTGGGCTACTTAAACATACAATTAAGAAAACTTATCTGTCTTCACTCACTTGATACTTCATAAATTTACTATCATGATAAACTACCACTGACCAAATCTTCAATTCGGTTGATTGCATTTGTGCAGTGATGTCAATAAGtgaaaatgcagaataaaatatatatattaatgataaagaatattaaaaatttaataataattattattattaaagttttttgataataattttgttatttaacatgattaaaattattaatattagtATTAATTGGATCTATCATGATTATTAATTTTATGTGTTAATTGATAATCTATTTTCAAGCATCATCACTAAATGATACGACAgtgataaaatattataatattttttgccACCTATAGAGTTATTTGTTGAAtaaaagtgaatggagaagaggtagaagaggaaagaggcttcattgtgaatgagactttattCCCACATTGAGATTTTCGTGGCatgatggttggtttatattaattcacatgcATTAAGAATGCGAACAAATGCATTGGGAGATATTCTCTCTCATGGTTGGCAACATATTGTTTTCTCCAACATTATTATCTATAACTTTgtcattaaattttttaataataattattgtgGCTAAAATTTCATCTTTTTGCGGGAATAGTTGTGTGACACacataatattttattaagaGTGTCATCTTCCATTCATCACCAGGTCTCATTCTGAACTGGTGGTATCCACTTTtaaggtcaatttttgagaataCGTTAAAACTAGATAACTGATCCAATATGATGTCCAAGCAGGGAATTAAAAACCTATACTTCACTATAATCTTGTTGATAATTCTTCTATCAATACACATATGCCATGAGTCATCCTTCTTTGGCACTAGTAGGGTAGGGATTGCACAAGGGCTCATGCTCTTTCGGATGTGTCATTTTTCTAGCAACTCCATCACCTAATGTTGCAATTTTTTAGCTTCCTTAGGGCTAAGGCGATAAGATAACCTATTAGACAAACTCGACCCCCGAAACAAGGTTAATCTGATGCTGGATATCTCGCATAAGTGGTAGCCCATAAGGAAGATTCTCTGATATCAGCTCATCAAAATCCACTAGCATCTATTGTACTTCGACTAATAACTCAACATCCATGGCGGGAGCAATGCTATGGCACGGTAGCAAAGTATATACAACTCCATACTCCACTTCATCTAAAAACTTGAATATAGAAAGCATATTGCCCCCAGggtgtagcgcagacggtgggcgcatggtatctctggcgtaatggctaggggtcgattctcaggaactgacgacttggggtttaccccgccatgcgcctatggcctgtgtacctgcatgaacctccctccatatccgtggggccgacactaggggggccgctaaggtagcggatctacctttttgaaTATAGAAAGcatattaatttttttagctACTGAAATTGGAGTAGTTCCTTCCCGCCGCAGCGCTAACATAATCTTTTTTCCCATTGATCTGAAGGGTATATGTATTCTTCTGCTTATTATGAACATCATTATGATCATACTACCAAGGTCACCCCAATAATATATGACACACATCCATGATCATCACATCATACCAAACACtattaaaatatttgtcaattgaAAAGGAAACAAGGCATCGCCGATCTATTGTTACGTCACTTTCTTTATTCAACCAAGATAACTTATATGATTTAGGATGATGGTTTATCTTCAGTTGTAATTTTTGGATAGTCTCAACGGATATTAGATTTTCACAACTGTCGCTGTCGATAATCATCTTGTATACTTTATCTACGATGGTGCGGGTAGTGTGAAAAATATTGATTCTCAACCAATCATCCCTCGAATTGCCCTTGGAAGTCAACAGACTTTTACGAATGACCAAAATCTCATGGCCATCACCATAAATTAGTTTGTCAGATGCATTATACATCGGATCACCAATTTCTATTGTATCTTTTATCACATCTTCCTCGATTAGCAAGGTTTTGCTCTTCGGATTAGTAGAAGAGGGCTTTTTGCATTAGTGTGTCATATGTTCCTGTTCACCACATCGATAACATCTGATAGGGGCGTTAGAGTAAACCTGTGGTGACCGGTGCAGTGGCAACTACAATGGCTATTGCGGTGGCTGGCGATGTGAAGGACAAGAATTTTGAGAGTGAGTTGGCCAACTATTCTGGTCGCTTCTCCTTGCTAGTTTCTGATTTTGTTGCTTTTCAGTCACCAGTGCACGCTGAAAGGCCTTTGACACTGTTGAAAATGAATGAAGACTGAGAGTATCTTGCAAGGTCAAGCGCAGACCCCCTAAGTATTGTGCCACTTTCTGCTCCTCCATCACGGATAGATCATTTCGGTCTACCAGCTGGAAACACTCATCTATATATTCATTGGCTGATCTCGCACCCTATCTCAACGAGTGAAGTCACTGGAACAAATTTTGGGTGTAGGCGGAGGGAAGGAAGTGTTCCTTCATTTTTTCCTTCATATTCTCCCAATAAGTTATTTGGGATTTACCTTATTTGTCTCGAGAGTGCCATATTTGTTCCCACCATATTGATGATCGCCCTTGAGTCTGATGGTAACTAACTTCACTTTTATTCGATCTGAAACTTGGTTCTAGTTAAAgatcttctctactccattgatCTCGTCAATGAAGTCCTCTACTCGCAATGAACCAAAAAATTTAGACATATACTGAAATCCGAAGTCTCCAGCAGGCTCCTCTCTCCCACGACGTTCCTGAGGTATATTCCACCAGTGATATGAGTTCTTGAAGGAAGACTCAGATCCACGATCAGAAATCTCATGGTCTTCGAGATCTCATGACGCTAGACGTTGGGTTAACTCTGCAACTTGTGCCTCCATAAATCCCCAATTGTCATTATGTCCTAGATGTTACGACCATAGTGCTAGACTTTCTCCATCGAAGTCTGCTTGTTGTTGTGACCACGACTACGACCACGACGATCCACCATTGGATCTGACGATGACCTTCACGTGACTCTTATATCAATTAACGCTGGGTAGGATAACGATTATCCTGCAATCTGACGAGAAAGGGGAATTGAGGAAAAGTTAAGAAGAGAATATGAACAAAACAAGGAGGAAAATCCACCGTTtgctaaaaaaggaaactttattattaattgaaggATGAATACTCATACAATTAGATAGAAGTTTATATAGATTCTAGATCTtaaaataaagaaaggaaagaaatcctaATATTTGAACACCAATTTCAATCTTGTAGGAAAAGAAAAAAGATCTTTCTAGAAAAGTAAATCTCTTggtagaaattaaaattaataaaataggatGTTATTTCAGACTAATTATGACCTATAATTATCAGGAATAttaaaaataccctaaatatcataaaaataaaaattactaaaaaatagtaataaaattttcaGAGGCTCAGATAAGGGCTTAAGCAATGGAATTTGGACTTAAAAATTGACAGTTATGAGTACTCGATAacaaatatatattattaaattttGTATGTGTGACGACAAACAGAATATAATTCTAAGTCCCAAGATAAAAATCATGACCGTTTGAAGGATAATATTGAAAGGGTAATATTGAATCAATCCTGCATCAAGTAGGGAGACACATGCAAGATAGTCCCTTGATGTTTCATGACTTCTTGCAAAAGTATAATGCATTTGATTTTGTTAGTAGAAGTTCAATTATGTTTTTTGTTTTGCAAGAGCTGAAAGTGTGCCAAAGGTCTACTTTGGAGGTGTTATATACGTTTGCAACTACTGTAGAGCTGAAACATTGCTAATTCACTCAATTCTCAGAAGTTTGAAGGAGACTTAAGActgaaattttaaatataatgcGAACTAAGAAAAGTTTCCTTTTAGATACTTGAAAATCTATTGACATCAAGCAAAATATCTTATAGGAAGTTTGTTGTGCTAATTGAATCTATATATAAGAAGATAACTCTTCCTTGTACATTATATTGGGATGTTGGAAACTTTAAAATATGTTTATTTTTAGGGAAGCTCTTTTATTGGGCTACGACATGTTCTCTTCCTATTTGTTATATTAAAAGGATTGAAAAATATGGATAAATTTTAGAAGTGTTGGAAGGATAGGAGATTTTTTTAGAAGGTATGATGGAAGATTTGCGTGCCTAAGAATGATAGCAATGTGGTGCCGAGGTGCTTAGAATGTTTAAATAAGGTATATTTCGTACAGTGTTATTAGGATCTTACATCCAAGAATGATTATCTATTTGTTAATGATTCTCTAAAGACTTTTAAAAAATAGCTTTATTTGGAGTAAGAAAGGAAGTAGTTCGCCTATTATTTGCAAATTTATATTGGTCCAAAAGAAATATAACTTAAGATGTATGTAACATATATGGCGAGTTTATGAGTGTGATATATTTTTGAAGCTAGATAAAGTTATCTAGGAGTAGGAGTGTTAATCTGCCGACACAAAATCAAAAAACTCTACATACAACTGCTGGATTTTAGAAATTCTCGTCAATCTGCCGACGAGTACGAATCATGGATGCTATTCTTTTCCTCGAATTCATTAGCTTCTACCAACTGTTTTTTTCTAGAAAAATCTCCATGGCCCCCCCTCATTTGTCCCTTCATATACTTGTGCTTCGAGTGATGATCCAGTCCTTTCTTTTGGACTTTCATTTGCATAGGTAAAACATTACCAATGAAACAATTAAAGCAATGAGAAATAGCCAGCCCAAGGTCATGATCTTCAGATTCCCTTAGTAAATCCTTTAGAAAGTGCTTTGTGG
Coding sequences:
- the LOC122046963 gene encoding uncharacterized protein LOC122046963 isoform X4; the encoded protein is MPCALCPSFWNSLRIRVSNMGCVLSSPRDASPLRAGSIGEVAVFVPGFRIPKTVDLTQQLGDFLSKSLLDRFSALRTRIVSMASVEAKQFAKPMRRRTTTRHGSALSELLRAVEDYLPILLGLVNDGSQLTDKVKFIWINLEDEAEVSIGIICLPILMKITNSHDFLPLHKLSLLNARKETAITNAWYEVLSVLHLMAMLSLFQANLLLLPKMSHEGYQLKIPEERRKTSIDILLKAAGYLDSAIRHALPRIPPEYRKELPVDLEERVLRALCLQALGQCVDIQLGMAIDSTKATLAVKRRLACEMMSYWHQAHGNIGMLCFDNGWGKKHQLFVKWKYAEAKAAAYYYHGLILDEGNTEKSHGMAAAALQTAEEVLTESKKSCEDFHVMPPTSRNPPLWGSMKYLSEKIPKDASNKIRINRDLYSEESVGISSQHLRCRILL
- the LOC122046963 gene encoding uncharacterized protein LOC122046963 isoform X1; the encoded protein is MPCALCPSFWNSLRIRVSNMGCVLSSPRDASPLRAGSIGEVAVFVPGFRIPKTVDLTQQLGDFLSKSLLDRFSALRTRIVSMASVEAKQFAKPMRRRTTTRHGSALSELLRAVEDYLPILLGLVNDGSQLTDKVKFIWINLEDEAEVSIGIICLPILMKITNSHDFLPLHKLSLLNARKETAITNAWYEVLSVLHLMAMLSLFQANLLLLPKMSHEGYQLKIPEERRKTSIDILLKAAGYLDSAIRHALPRIPPEYRKELPVDLEERVLRALCLQALGQCVDIQLGMAIDSTKATLAVKRRLACEMMSYWHQAHGNIGMLCFDNGWGKKHQLFVKWKYAEAKAAAYYYHGLILDEGNTEKSHGMAAAALQTAEEVLTESKKSCEDFHVMPPTSRNPPLWGSMKYLSEKIPKDASNKIRINRDLYSEERNLKSAPSLPDFALALVPDDYQLPPLDPLWSQEDYHDRKLVKEKHED
- the LOC122046963 gene encoding uncharacterized protein LOC122046963 isoform X5; this translates as MPCALCPSFWNSLRIRVSNMGCVLSSPRDASPLRAGSIGEVAVFVPGFRIPKTVDLTQQLGDFLSKSLLDRFSALRTRIVSMASVEAKQFAKPMRRRTTTRHGSALSELLRAVEDYLPILLGLVNDGSQLTDKVKFIWINLEDEAEETAITNAWYEVLSVLHLMAMLSLFQANLLLLPKMSHEGYQLKIPEERRKTSIDILLKAAGYLDSAIRHALPRIPPEYRKELPVDLEERVLRALCLQALGQCVDIQLGMAIDSTKATLAVKRRLACEMMSYWHQAHGNIGMLCFDNGWGKKHQLFVKWKYAEAKAAAYYYHGLILDEGNTEKSHGMAAAALQTAEEVLTESKKSCEDFHVMPPTSRNPPLWGSMKYLSEKIPKDASNKIRINRDLYSEERNLKSAPSLPDFALALVPDDYQLPPLDPLWSQEDYHDRKLVKEKHED
- the LOC122046963 gene encoding uncharacterized protein LOC122046963 isoform X3, translated to MGCVLSSPRDASPLRAGSIGEVAVFVPGFRIPKTVDLTQQLGDFLSKSLLDRFSALRTRIVSMASVEAKQFAKPMRRRTTTRHGSALSELLRAVEDYLPILLGLVNDGSQLTDKVKFIWINLEDEAEVSIGIICLPILMKITNSHDFLPLHKLSLLNARKETAITNAWYEVLSVLHLMAMLSLFQANLLLLPKMSHEGYQLKIPEERRKTSIDILLKAAGYLDSAIRHALPRIPPEYRKELPVDLEERVLRALCLQALGQCVDIQLGMAIDSTKATLAVKRRLACEMMSYWHQAHGNIGMLCFDNGWGKKHQLFVKWKYAEAKAAAYYYHGLILDEGNTEKSHGMAAAALQTAEEVLTESKKSCEDFHVMPPTSRNPPLWGSMKYLSEKIPKDASNKIRINRDLYSEERNLKSAPSLPDFALALVPDDYQLPPLDPLWSQEDYHDRKLVKEKHED
- the LOC122046963 gene encoding uncharacterized protein LOC122046963 isoform X2, producing the protein MLSSSLAFLIRVSNMGCVLSSPRDASPLRAGSIGEVAVFVPGFRIPKTVDLTQQLGDFLSKSLLDRFSALRTRIVSMASVEAKQFAKPMRRRTTTRHGSALSELLRAVEDYLPILLGLVNDGSQLTDKVKFIWINLEDEAEVSIGIICLPILMKITNSHDFLPLHKLSLLNARKETAITNAWYEVLSVLHLMAMLSLFQANLLLLPKMSHEGYQLKIPEERRKTSIDILLKAAGYLDSAIRHALPRIPPEYRKELPVDLEERVLRALCLQALGQCVDIQLGMAIDSTKATLAVKRRLACEMMSYWHQAHGNIGMLCFDNGWGKKHQLFVKWKYAEAKAAAYYYHGLILDEGNTEKSHGMAAAALQTAEEVLTESKKSCEDFHVMPPTSRNPPLWGSMKYLSEKIPKDASNKIRINRDLYSEERNLKSAPSLPDFALALVPDDYQLPPLDPLWSQEDYHDRKLVKEKHED
- the LOC122046963 gene encoding uncharacterized protein LOC122046963 isoform X7, which encodes MMFLGFYSIGSQLTDKVKFIWINLEDEAEETAITNAWYEVLSVLHLMAMLSLFQANLLLLPKMSHEGYQLKIPEERRKTSIDILLKAAGYLDSAIRHALPRIPPEYRKELPVDLEERVLRALCLQALGQCVDIQLGMAIDSTKATLAVKRRLACEMMSYWHQAHGNIGMLCFDNGWGKKHQLFVKWKYAEAKAAAYYYHGLILDEGNTEKSHGMAAAALQTAEEVLTESKKSCEDFHVMPPTSRNPPLWGSMKYLSEKIPKDASNKIRINRDLYSEERNLKSAPSLPDFALALVPDDYQLPPLDPLWSQEDYHDRKLVKEKHED
- the LOC122046963 gene encoding uncharacterized protein LOC122046963 isoform X6, yielding MMFLGFYSIGSQLTDKVKFIWINLEDEAEVSIGIICLPILMKITNSHDFLPLHKLSLLNARKETAITNAWYEVLSVLHLMAMLSLFQANLLLLPKMSHEGYQLKIPEERRKTSIDILLKAAGYLDSAIRHALPRIPPEYRKELPVDLEERVLRALCLQALGQCVDIQLGMAIDSTKATLAVKRRLACEMMSYWHQAHGNIGMLCFDNGWGKKHQLFVKWKYAEAKAAAYYYHGLILDEGNTEKSHGMAAAALQTAEEVLTESKKSCEDFHVMPPTSRNPPLWGSMKYLSEKIPKDASNKIRINRDLYSEERNLKSAPSLPDFALALVPDDYQLPPLDPLWSQEDYHDRKLVKEKHED